The DNA segment CTCGTCGGCCCACTTGCCGCCGTGCCGGGTCACGCCCGCCTGCAGCGTCGGGTCGGCGGCGAAGGCGTCGTGGTCGGGCAGCGGCGCGGGGACGTTGTCCGGTGAGATTTCCGGCCTATCACGGTGTGGCATGCCGGTAAGTCTGTCACCGGACGCCGTACCTTGGCCCTCTGTGTAAGCATGTACGCAGCGTGGTTGGCACCTGTGGATGGAGGCTCGTGGATGGCCACCACGGCAGACCCGCGGAGGACGATGCGCGCACTCGTCGGCAGAGCACGAGTGCGGATGCGGGATGCCCGTTGGTTCGTAGCCATCCGCACCATGGCCACGATCGTCCGACGGACGGTCGTCGCGCTGTTCAGGTACCGGGTCACCGGCCTGGCCGCGGAGGCCGCGTTCTGGGCGCTGCTGTCCCTGCCGCCGCTCGTGCTGGGGTTCATCGGCACGCTCGGCCACTTCCGCACCTGGCTGGGTCCGCAGACGTTGCAGGAGATCCGGGAGTGGCTGCTCGACAACGCCGCGATCGTGCTGACCGAACGCACCGTGGACGTGGTGGTCGCGCCGATCGTCGACGACGTCTTCCGCGGCGGATCCGTGGACATCATCTCGCTGGGTTTCCTGATCTCGCTGTGGTCCGGCTCGCGGGCACTGAACGTCTACGTGGACGCCATCACCATCGCGTACGGGCTCGCGGGGCACCGCGGCATAGTGAGGACCCGCGCGCTGTCGTTCTCGCTCTACCTGGTCGGGCTCGCCATCGGGCTGGTCGTACTGCCGTTGCTCGTCGCGGGACCGACCGTGGTCAAGCATGCGATCCCGCAGACCGCGCAGTGGGTGAACGTCTTCTACTGGCCCGTCGTCGTGCTCCTCAGCGTGGTGTTCCTGACGTCGTTGTACTCGGTCAGCGTGCCCGTGCGCACCCCCTGGTGGCGTGACCTGCCGGGGTCGGGGGTGGCCATGCTCATCTGGGTGACGGGTAGCTTCGTGCTCCGCGAGTACCTAGGCGCGTCGTTCGCCGGCTCGACCATCTACGGCTCGCTCGCCGCACCGGTGGCCGTACTCGCGTTCCTCTACCTCACCGCGCTGGCGATCCTGATCGGTGCAACGTTGAACGCGGAGATCGACAAGCACTGGCCGACGGCCGCGACGGCGGCCGCGCGTGGCGACCGGCCGCCCGGCCGGCCGGCGGTGGACTCGAACGGGAAATTGCTGTGACAACGCCTGACGGCCGGGCTAATGTCAGCTCTGCCAGGTCGGGATACGCGCAGAGGGGGTGAGGAGCAATGCCGGTCACCGCACTCCAGGCCAGTGTCCGTCGTCTCCTCGGGGTTCGCCGCGCGTCGCACATCCGCACGTCGCGCTGACCGGTCCCTGCCGAAACTCTAGGGATCTCCGCATGTCCTCTCCTGCTCTCGTGTCCCTCGGCTGGGACGCCACACGCGCTCGCGCGTTCGCCGCCTTCACCGACCAGACCCTGGTACCCGCTCGGGTCGCCCGGGTCGATCGAGGCGGCTGCGACACCCTGACCGCAGCCGGTCCGCTGCGTTGCTCGTACGGCGCGAACGTCCTGGCGGAACCACCCTGCACCGGCGACTGGGTGGCGGCACGATGCTGGCCGGACGACCGGGTGACGGTCGAGGCGATCCTGGAGCGCCGCACGCTGCTCAGCCGGCTGACGGTGACGCCCGGCCAGTCGAAGAGCCAGCCGCTGGCGTCGAACGTGGACGTGGTGTTCGTCGCGGGTGCCGTGCCCGACCCCGACCTCGGCCGGATCGAGCGGCTGCTCGCCGTCGTCTGGGAGAGCGGCGCCCGTGCCGTGGTGCTCCTGACCAAGGCCGACCTGGCCGGTTCCGCGATCGACGTGCTGCTCGACGACGTGCGGGAGATCGCGGGCGACGCACCCGTACACGGGGTGAGCGCGCCGACCGGGCTCGGCCTCGCCGAGCTGCGCGCCGAGCTGCCGGACGGCCACACGGCCGCGCTGCTCGGGGCGTCCGGCGTCGGCAAGTCCACCATCGCCAACGCGCTGGTGGGAGCCGAGCTGCTCCCGACGGCCGTGTTGCGCGCGGACGGCAAGGGACGGCACACCACGGTCACCAGGGAGCTGGTGCCGCTGCCCGGCGGCGGCGTGCTGATCGACACCCCGGGACTGCGCAGCATCGGGGTCAACGTCGCCGCAAGCACCGTCGACCGGGTCTTCGCCGACATCGAGGAGCTCGCCGCCGGCTGCAGGTACCGCGACTGCGCACACGACGCCGAGCCCGGATGTGCCGTGTGGGAGGCGATCGAGCGTGGCGAGCTGAGGGAACGGCGGCTGCTGAGCTGGCGCAAGCTGATGCGCGAGGCGCGGTACGAGCGCGAGCGGTCGCAGGCGCGGGCCCGCGCGGAGCTGCGCCGCCGGCAGAAGCGCAAGAAGCAGGACGACCAGCAGACCCGGTTACGTGCCCGCCCGTGAGCGTACGCGCGCCGTTGTGGGCGGGTCGGGCACGGGCCACACTAGGCACGTGCGCTTCCGTGACCGCGCGGACGCGGGTTGCCAGCTCGGGGCCGCGCTCGAGCGATATCGAACCAGGCGGCCGCTCGTGGCCGGGCTGGCGCGCGGTGGCGTCGTGGTCGCCGCCGAGGTGGCGCGTGCGCTCGACGCTCCGCTGCATCTCACCGTGGTGCGCAAGCTCGGGCACCCGGCGCACCCCGAGCTCGGCCTCGGCGCCCTGGCCGAGGACGGCGTCCCCGTCTGGAACGAGCCGCTGCTCGGGCACTTCGCCATCGACGAGCAGAAGCGCTACGCGGTGCTGGCCCGCGAGCGGGACGAGATGCGGCGCCGGCGCGCGAAGTACCGGCCAGGGCTGCTGCCTGCGGACCTGACCGGCCGGACGGTCGTGCTGGTCGACGACGGCCTGGCCACCGGTGGCTCCGCCCGCGCAGCAATCGGCTTCGTGCGGCGCAGGGGAGCGGAGTGGGTTGCGCTAGCTGTGCCCGTCGGGGCGCCCGATGTGGTAGCGATGCTCCGCGACGCCGCCGATGAGGTGTTTGCGCTGGTCACGCCCGCAGACCTGGCCGCCGTGGGGCAGTGGTACGAGCATTTCGACCAATGCACCGACCGCAGTGTGCTCGATGTGTTACAAGATCACTACTGACGGAATTTATCGCCCCGAGTTCGCAACCTCGTCATTGAAACGGGCGTCGTACCCCCAATAACGTCAACCTCACCTTCATCGGGGGAGACAAACGTGCGAGACCTGAAGCTACTCATGTCCGCGAGTGCGCGGTGGAGCGAGTCGGCGGCATGTAGCACCGTATCCGCTGACCTGTTCTTCGACTCGGAAGGCGAGACGCGTGAGGAACGCGAAGTTCGGGAGCGTGCTGCCAAGGCGGTATGTGCGCAATGTCCGGCCTTGAACGTGTGCCTCGACTTCGCCGTCGACCGACCCGGCCTGCACGGTCTATGGGGCGGTATGAACGGTCGTGAGCGTGCGGCGGAACGCCGTCGCCGCACGCGCTCCGTCGCTGCATAGCGGCGGAAAAGCAGCACCAGGGGTGCGCCGGTGCATGGATTCGGCCATGCACCGGTGCGCCTACCTGTGCATCGGGTGCCATTGTGCAACGCTCTGACCCGGGATTCACCGGAACTCAGGATGCGCAGTGGCCGAGATCGTCTGTCCGCATTGTCATGCGACCGTCCCTCGCGAGGCGGCCTTCTGTCCAGGTTGCCGTAGTCTGATCGGTGGCGGCAGCAGCAAGGAACAGCTGCTGGTGCCGGCCGGGCAGGCCGCCGACACTGCGGCAAAGGACGTCGTCGAAGAGGCGGTGCGCGCCTCGATCGCGGCGCCGAAGCCGGCCGCCGGGCAGCAGTCTCGCGCCGGCACCACCGATCCGGTCGACCCCTATCCCACCGACGAGCAGCCGCGGCGTGCCTCGCCCCGCCGGCAGTCGCCGCGTCCCCGGACCGAACAGGCAGCGTCGGACGACGGCGCGGGCACCACGGCGTTGGCCCGCGTGGTGGCGTTCGTCGTCGCCGTGCCTGGCGCCGTGCAGGCGGCGGCGGTGAAGCTCGGCGCGTTGCCTGTCACCGTCCTGGTGGTGGTATTCGCCCTGCTCGGCTCCGGTGGGTTGCTCTACTCCGTGGGGGCGTTCGAGGGGCCGTCCGCGGCCGAGCCCGAGCGGGTCGGCAAGCCACAGCTGCTGGCGCCGGTGTCGCACGAGGTGACGTGCGCGGCGAAGGCCAGCGTGACCGCCGCGGGCAAGCGGGTGACGTTCGGTGCGAAGCACCTCGTCGACGGCAACCCGAAGACGGCCTGGCGGTGCGCGGGTGACGGCGGCAAGCAGCGGGTGACGCTGTCGTTCGGCAAGCCGGTGCGGGTGAGCAAGCTGGCGCTCGTGCCCGGGTGGGCCACCAAGGACCCCACCAGTCACGCCGACAGGTTCGAGGAGAACGGCGCCCCGACCGCCGTCACGTGGCGGTTCGACGAGTCCGCGCAGCGACAGCGCATCGGCACCCCGGAGCCGCGATGGGCGACGTTGCGGCTGGACCAGACCGTACGTACCACCTCGGTGACCCTGGTGATCGACGCCATCCGCAAGGGCGAGCGACGGGCCATGGTCGCCGTCAGCGAGATCCGGGTTCACGGCTACCGCTAGCCGGCCGACGGTCAGCGCTCGTGCTCGCGTCCCCGTGCGTCCGTGTCCGCTCGCGACCGGGCACGATGCCGGCCGGTACGTTCCAGCGCCTGGCGCCCGGAGGTTGCTGGGGCGCATACTGGCCGGGCAGCGCGGCGGAGTGCCGGCTCCCCGCCGTCCGTGCGCGGTCGAGGTGCTCCTGCTCGTCCGGCCGTCCGAGGCCCGCATGGATAGCGATCCGTGAGTAGAGCTCGTCGCCGAGCGCCCGGTCGAGGGCGTCGAGGTGGCGGCGGGGAGCGGAGGCGCGGTCGTGCTCGCCGGTCGCGGCGTACTGCAGCAGGGCGCGCATGGGTTCGTAGTCGGCGCGTGCACCGGCCCAGCTCGCGACGCCGACGGCCTCTTGGCCGAGATCGTGCCGGATCCTGGCCCAGTCCAGGTGGTGGCCACCCGCCTTCGCGAGCTGCGAGACGTACAGCCGCGCCGCCCGGCCGTTCTCCTCCCGGAGCGGGTGGCAGTTGTTGATCTCCGCCCAGTAGTAGCCGGCCCGGTCCGCCCACTGTCGCGGGTCGGTCAGCGCACGCAGCTCGCCGTCGCGGCCGAGCTGCTCGGTCAGCACGCGGAAGTGGGTCTCGATGCAGGTGTGGCGCAGGAACGGCCGTTCCCTGTCGGTTGGCTTGGCGATGTCCACGATGCGCAGGTCCCCGGCCGACGGGTACACGTCGCCGAACCGCTCGCGGTGGCAGTGCTTCAGGTAGCTCAGGTCGAAGCGCTCGGGCGGTTCTCGCTGGGCCAGGTCGGCGAACGCCACACCGCTGACCCCTCGTTCGTACGCGTTGAGCGCCTCCGGGTTGCGGAGGCCGAGCTTGTTGCGCAGTACGGGCGTACGCGGCTCGAAGTAGGTGAACCAGACCGGTCTCCGGTCGGGAATCTCACCGGCTGTCGTCGTCCGAGGATGTGTCGCGGACCAGTTCATCTGTAAGCGCCTTGTGCTCCTCACGGGTGATCTCGCCGCGTAGGTAACGGAGCATGAGCGCGCGCTCCTCGGGCGTGAGTTCTTCGCCCTCGAACGCAAGGTCCGCCTCGACCTGGGCAAGCCGGTCTTCCGGCGTGCCCGCTGTGGGTCGGTCACAGTGTCACCTCCGGTCGGCCCCGTCATCCTAGGTGTCCGCGCCACGCCGTGGGGCCGTTCGCGAGGGGCCAGGCAACGGGAGCCGAGCCGCACTAGTATTGGAAGCTACCGGATGCCGCCCTGGGGACTGGGCACAGACGGTCACATTCGGTATAGTTGGGGACAAGGCCCACCTCTTCTCTCTCGGGGCGAGAAGAGGTGGCCTTCTTACGTCCAGGCGTCGTCGACTGTGACGCCGAGACGCTCCGCCCAGCTGGCCAGCTCCGTGCGTACGTCCGCGGCGATCTCCAGCGGCCGGTCGTCGGGCACGCCTGCCGGGTCGACCTTGCCGGCACCGGGAACGCGTCCGCCGGCGCCGGTGACCGAGTCGGCGAGCGCACGCAGCCGCTCGCCGGGGTCGCCTGTGGGGGAGACCAGCTGCGGGTCGAGGGCCAGCACCAGGTGCGCCACCCCCTGCGGTTCGGCCGCGCGGCTGGGGGCGAACATGTCTACGACGTCGCCGGAGAGGCCGCCGACCAGCCCGCCGCTGAGCGCCTCGACGGCGAAGGCGAGCGCGAACCCCTTGGCGCCGCCGAGCGGCGCGAGCATGCCGTGCAGTGCAGCGGTGGCGTCGGTGGTCGGGTTGCCGTCGGCGTCGACCGCCCAGCCCTCGGGCAGCTGCTCGCCGCCGCGGGCATGCGCGGCGATCTTGCCGCGCGCGACCGCGCTCGTGGCCAGGTCGATGATGGCGTGCGTGCCGTCGACGGGGAAGCCGAACGCGAGCGGGCTGGTCGAGAGCACCGGGCTGCTGCCCTGCCACGGCGGCATCACAGCAGGGCCGTTGGAGAAGACCACGCCGACGCGTCCCGCGCGGATCATCGGCAGCGTGTAGACGCCGAGCGCACCGCAGTGACCCGAGTTGCCGACGCTGGCCGCCGCGATGCCGTACTGCCCGGCGCGTTCGGTGGCGAGCTCCGCCGCCTCCCAGAGCTGGGCGTGCCCGAGCCCGCCGGCGCCGTCGAGGGCGAGCAGCGGGCCGGTGTCGCGCACGGCGTGCAGCTCGGCGCCGGCGGCGTAGCCGCCCTCGAGCAGCCGAGCGAGGTAGTACGGCAGCCGCATCAGGCCGTGTGAGCCGACGCCCCAGACGTCCGCGGTCACGATCGCCTCTGCGCACCGGTTGGCTTCGGTCTCCGGCATCTTCGCGGCGCGGAGCAACGCGGTGGTGAGGGCCTTCGCAGAGCCGACGGTCGTCACGAGGAGACCTTTCGCGTGAGCATCGTAGCGAGGACGGTGGCCGTGACACCTGAACGCAGCGCAGGTGAGCGAGGAGCGGAGCGCGTAAGGTCGACGGGTTGCACTGTCATGCGGTCCTGTCCCTCAGGTTGCGGTGTTCGCCCACCGGGTTCGGTGCCTCACCGTCGCCGAACAGCGCGCGGAGGTTGTCGGCGAGCGTGGTCACGATCTTCTCCTGGCTCTCCGCCGTGATCCCCGCGACGTGCGGTGTCAGCACCACGTTGTCCAGCTGGTGCAGGCGGTGCTGCTCGCCGGGTGGTTCCGTGCTCCGTACGTCGAGACCGGCGCCGAGCAGCCGGTTCCCGGCGAGCGCGTCGGCGAGCGCGTCCTCGTCGACCACCTCACCGCGTCCGACGTTGACGAGGATCGCATCCGGCTTCATGCTGCCGAGCAGCACTGCGTCGACGAGGTTCTTGGTCTGCTCGGTGGCCGGCACGTGCACGCTGAGCACGTCCGCCGCCTGCACGACCTCGTCGAGCGGGGCCATCCGGACACCGTCGACCTCGGTCGCGGTGACGTAGGGGTCGTACGCGACGACCTGCATGCCTAACCCGCGGGCGAGCGGCACCACGGCACGTGCGGTGGCGCCGAAGCCGAGCAGGCCCCAGACCCGGCCGTGGAACTCCCGGCCGGCGCGTCTGTCCCACTGGCCGCTGCGTACACCGCGGTCGAGCGGCAGCGTCTGCCGTGCCACGGCGAGGGCGAGCCCCAGGGTGTGCTCCGCGACGCTGATCGCGTTGACCCCGACAGGTGCCACCACGACGACGCCGAGCTCGTCGGCGGCGGTCAGGTCGATGTTGTCCAGGCCGACCCCGGCGCGCGCGATCACCCGCAGCGACGGGCAGGCGGTGAGCAGTGCCCGGTCGACCGTCGTGCGGTTGCGTACGACGAGCGCGCTGGAACCGTCGAGCGACTCGGTCAGCCGCTGCGGGTCCAGCCACCCGTCCTCGATGACGTGCAACGAGAGGTCGTGGGCCAGCTCTTCGAAAGCTGCCCCCCAGACCTTCTCGACGATGCTGACAGTGGCCGGTTCAAGCACTCGGGTAGAGCTTCGTGAAGACGTACTCGCGGTGCCCGAGCGACTCGGCGGACGTGAGCCGACCGTTGATCACCCGGTCGCAGATCTCCATCAGCTGGTCGCCCGCCTCGGTGAGGTCGCACTCCCTGCGCAGCAGGCCGGAGCAGTCGACGTCGATGTGCTCGGTCATCGTCTCCGCCGTGTTCGGGTTGGCGGTGATCTTGACGACCGGCTCGATCGGGTTACCGATGACGTTGCCCTGGCCGGTGGGGAAGAGGTGCAGTACGGCGCCCGCAGCGGCCATCAGCGTCACGCACTCCGCCGCGGCCGACGAAGTGTCCATGAAGTTGAGACCCTTACGCGTCGGTGCCACCGCTGGTTCGAGGGCGTCGACGACCGGCTTCGTGCCCGTCTTGGCGATGTTGCCCATCGCCTTCTCCTCGATGGTCGACAGGCCACCGGTGATGTTGCCCTGGGTGGGCTGTGAGCCGAGCAGGTTCGCGCCAGCACGCTCGACCATTTCGATGTACCGGTCGTAGATGTGCTGGAACTTGCCGCGCACCTCGTCGTCGACACAGCGCTCGGCGATGAAGTGCTCGCCGCCGGTGAGCTCCGTGGTCTCGCCGAACAGGACGGTGCCGCCGGCGTCCACCCAGCGGTTAACAGCCTCCGACGTCGTGGGGCAGGACCCCAGGCCGGTCGTCGGGTCAGACTCGCCGCACTTGATGGAGAGCATCAGCTCGTGCCGCTCGACCGGCTCCCTGTGCAGCTCGGCGGCGTCCTGCATGAACTGCTGTGCCGCGCGCGACCCTTGCTTGATCACTTCCAGGTCGCCGCGGCCCTCGATGGAGATCGCGAACACCGGCTTGCCGGTCTTCGCGATGCCCTCGGCGACCTTGTTGGTCCAGTTGGGCTCGATGCCGATGACCACGGCGGCGGCCACGTTCGGGTTGCACCCGGTGCCGATGAGCGTGCGGAAGGTGAGCTCGAGGTCCTCGCCGAACTGCAGCCGCCCGTACGCGTGGGGGAGTGCGAGGGCACCCGGTACGTTGTTCGCGATGTGCTCGGCGGCCGCGTTCGACAGGTCGTCGACCGGGAGGACGACGACGTGGTTACGGATGCCGACGGAGCCGTCGGGTCGGCGGTAGCCGGTCAGGCCACGCTGGTCTGCCATCTGGCGCTCCTCACGTTGTGGACGTGTACGTGCTGGCCGACGCCGACCGCCTTGGTGGCGAGGGCTACGCGCACGCCGTATTCGATGACGTCGGCACCGTCGGCGATGTCGACGAGAGCGAGCTTGTGGCCCAGCGAAACGGGTTCGAGCAACTCGACGTCGACCTGTCCGCCGCCGGCCAGGTAGCCGCCCCGGACGAGGCCGGGCGTGAGATTGCGAACGGCGACGCCGACACTGTCGCCCTCGCGGTGGATGAGAAAGTCTGGCGCTGTATCGGGCATCTGCACCTCCGAGGTCTGACCTCTTGCCAAGCTCTGACACTAGACGTCACCCCCGGGTCCGTCAACGGGAAGTGCGTCACACCGGCCCCGAGGCCGTCCCGCCAGGCTACGGCGCTGCGCAGCGAACCACCTGCGCCGGGGCTACGTTCGTGCGCAGGGCCGTCGGGCCAGCCGTGCGAGGGCTGCTAGGCCACCGCGCTCGGGCCGTCGGGGTTGGTGCGTTCCGCGGCTATTCGGTCCAGGGCGGCGCGGTGGGCGCTGCGGATGTGTACGCGGGCCGCCCGGCGGGCGCCGGCGGCGTCGCGGTCGCGGAGGGCGTCGATGATGCGGAGGTGCTGGACCTTCGACTTCTCCCGGCGGCCCGGGATGAGGAGTGTCGTCTGCATGCCGGACATGAGCATCTCGTGCAGGACGTGGCTGGTCTGGTGCAGGAACCGGTTCTCCGCGATGTCCGCGATGAGCAGGTGGAAGCCGGCGTCCAGGCGGGCGAGTCGTTCGAAGTCCTCCGGGTCGTCGTCGAAGGCTGCGTCGAGCTCGTCGAGCACCTCGGTGAGCTGGCCGATGTGCTCGGGGGCGATGTGCTCGGCCGCCCAGCCGGCCGCGGGGACCTCGAGCACCTCCCGCATGGCGAACAGCTCGTTGATGCTGATCTCCGCGCTGCCGAGGGCGGACCGCAGGGCCTGGGCAGACTTCGGCTCGGCGACGAAGACGCCCTGGCCGTGCTTGACCACGAGCCTGCCCTGGGCCTGCAGTACGCGCACCGCCTCCCGCAGCGACGGCCGGCTGGCGCCGAGCAGCTGCGCCATCTCGCGCTCGGACGGCAGCCGGTCGCCCGGTCGCAGCTGCTCGTTGGAGAGAAGCTCCTCGACCTGGGACACGATGCGCTGCGAGATGTTCCCCGACTGGTTCACCGGTTGCCACATGTGGCGCTACTCCTCTCCCGGTTTCCCGTTGCCCGCAGGCAGATGGAGTCCGGGCTACCGGTGCGGCGACTACGAGTAGAACGTGCTGGTCAGCCTAGCACTGGTCCGACCCCTGGTGAGTTGTCCAGCCGAAGCAGCGTCGGGACGGCCCTTCGGTCACTCTCCCTCGGCGACGAGTGGCGTGAGCCCCTCCTGGATCTCCGTGGCGGCCTGCTCCGGCGTCGACTTGCCGAGGATGACACTGTCGATCTGGTCACCGATCAGCCGCCTGGCCTTGTCCTGGTCGCGAGCGGGCGGGCCGACCTCGCCGGTACCGGTCTCGACGATCTCCTTGACCGACTCGACCCACTCCTTCTCGGCCGGCTTCTGGTGGAGGTCGAGGAAGCTCTTGTCCTCCCAGAGGTCGGTACGCGGCGGCGCGACGCCGTCCTTGGCCAGGGTCAGCATCATCTCAGGGGACGTCGCCCACTCGATGAACTTCCACGCGTTGCCCTTCTTCTGTGAGAACTTCGACATGCCGAGGTTCCAGGAGAGCAGGGTCGGGTGGCTGCCACCGGGGCCGGCGGGGATCGGCATCACGCCGAGCTTGTCACCGACCTTCGACTCCGACCCGACGACGCTGTCGAGCTCGTTGCTCGAGTCGATCATGAACGCGGCCTTGCCGGACGCCATCAGGCCGGCGTTCTGCACGGGGCCGTTGTTGACCACACCCTTGGGGCCGGCGTCTGAGGCGAGCGCGACGTACTTCTCGACCGCTTCGACCGCCTTAGGGTCGTCGAACGACGGCTTGCCGCCTTCGGTCCACTCCAGTCCCAGGTTGTGCAGGACGTTGCCGAACGTGTACGCGACGGTGGGGGAGAGCCCACGGGTCGCGGTCACGTACTTCCCGCCGGACTTGTCGTGGACCGTCTTGCCGGCCGCGATGAGCTCGTCGATCGACGTCGGCACCTCGACGTCGTACTTCTTCAACAGGTCCTTGCGGTAGAAGACCACCGGGCCCTCCACGTTGACGGGGATGCCGACGAGCTGCCCGTCCAGCCGGGAGGCGTCGAGCATGCTCTTCGTGAAGCCGTCGGCTTCGTAGTCGTCGGAGGACTTCTTGAGGTCGTCGTCGAGGTCCTCGAACAGGTTGGCGGCACGCCACTTGAACCCCTCGTTGGACGGCAGCACGTTGAACACGTCGAGGTCTGAGCTCTGCGAGGACAGGCTGACGAAGGTCTTGTCCCTGGCCTGCTCCTGCGCGTACTGCTGCAGGTTGACCTTGAGACCGGTCTCCTTCTCGAACTCGGGGACGTGCTCGCTGAGCGCTCTCGCCCAGGGTGTGTTGACGAGCACGACGTTGAGCTCCTTGGCGTCCTCCGCGGAACCGCCGGAACCGCAGGCCGTCGCCAGGAGTGCGCAGGTAGCGACGGCTGCGCCGACCGTACGCAGCGCGCGTACACGGTGGGACATGGGACTCACCCTCTGTCTTCGGTCAGTGGTTGATGCGTCGATGTGGCGTGTGCGTCGTCGAAGACGAGGCACACCTTCCCCGTGGTCTGGTCCGCCGCGAGGCGGTACGCGTGGTCGGCGGCGTCGAGCGGGAGCCGGTGCTCCACGACGATCTCGGGATGCAGGCCGTGCCTCGCGAGGACGTCCGCGCAGCGCGCCATGTTGGGTACCGAGGTGACCCAGGAGCCGGCGAGCGTGACCTCCTTGTGCAGCAGCTCCGCGGAGACGTCGAAGGTGACGTCGCCGCCTTCCCCGATGAACGCGCAGCGTCCCCAGGTTCGCAGCGAGCGCAGCGCGAGCCGGCGGCCGGCCGGCGACCCGGAGGCGTCCACGGCGACGTCGCAGCACTCCTGCGGTGTCTGCGCCGGCTCGACGACCTCGTCGAAGAGACCGACCTGCTCCGCCCAGGCCCGTCGCGACTCGTGCAGCTCGGCGCCGAGCACCCGGCGGGCGCCCATGGCGCGGGCGACCATGGCCGCGGCGAGGCCGACCGGCCCGAGGCCGACGACGAGCACCTCGTCGCGGCCGTCCACCCGTACCCGGTGCAGGCCCTCGAACGCCGTGCCGAACCCGCACCCGATCAGGCTGGCGTCGACGCCGGTGAACTCCGGCGGCGCCGGGATACAGGTCACGGCATCCGCGAGGACGAACGGCGCATGGCCGCCGTCGCGCTGGTTCCCGTACGCCCGGCGGTACGGCGACTCGCAGTGGATCATGTACCCGCTGCGGCAGACGGTGCACTGGCCACAGCCGGCGACGTGGTAGACGATGACCAGCTGGCCCTCGTCGAGCGCGCGCACACCGGACCCGACGGCTTCGACGATGCCTGCGAACTCGTGCCCGCCGATGCAGCCGGTGTACGTGCGGTCGCCGCGGTCGAGGTGGTACCGGTACGCGGTGCGCAGGTCGCTGCCGCAGATGGCGGACGCCGCCGTTCGCAGCAGCACCTGGCCGGCGTCTGGTGTCGGCACGTCGTGCCACCGAAGCGCGACCGTGGAGTCACCGGGGAACGTGGCGGCGAGCATCCGGCTGCCGTCGTCGTCAAGGAACGTGGTTGCCATCGGTCACTTCACCGCCCCACCGGCGAGCCCTCGTACGAGGAACCGCTGCGCGAACAGGGTCAAGAGCGTCGTCGGCGCCGCGATGATGACGGCGGCGGCCATCAGTCCGCCCCAGTCGTACTGGCCGATGCCGATGAAGTTGAAGGCGATGACCGTCATCGGCAACGTGTTCACGTTCGCCAGCGCGAGCGCGAAGAGGAAGTAGTTCCAGGAGAAGATGAACGAGATCACGCCCGCCACGGCGAGGCCGGGCTTCACCATCGGCAGCGCGATGACCCAGAAGGTCCTGCGCAGGTTACAGCCGTCGATCTCGGCGGCCTCCTGGATGGAGGTCGGGATGCCTTCGAAGAACGGCAGCAGCAGCCAGACGCACAGCGGCAGGGTGATGATGAGGTGCACGAGGATGAGCAGGATGTAGTTCAGCGGCACCGACTCGAGCGCGCCGAACTTGATCGCCACCACCCGCAGCGGGATGAGGAACAGCACCCCGGGCGCCATCCGGGCGACCAGGGTCACGAGCGAGAGCAGGCGCAGGCCGAGACGTGCGATGCAGTACGCGGCGCACGCGCCGGCGGCGAGGCCGATCAGTGTGGCACCGCCGGAGATCACGATGCTGTTCACCAGGTAGCGACCGAAGTCCATGTTCTGGAACAGCTTGACGTAGTTGTCGAACGTGGCAGCGGCCGTG comes from the Streptosporangiales bacterium genome and includes:
- a CDS encoding YihY/virulence factor BrkB family protein produces the protein MYAAWLAPVDGGSWMATTADPRRTMRALVGRARVRMRDARWFVAIRTMATIVRRTVVALFRYRVTGLAAEAAFWALLSLPPLVLGFIGTLGHFRTWLGPQTLQEIREWLLDNAAIVLTERTVDVVVAPIVDDVFRGGSVDIISLGFLISLWSGSRALNVYVDAITIAYGLAGHRGIVRTRALSFSLYLVGLAIGLVVLPLLVAGPTVVKHAIPQTAQWVNVFYWPVVVLLSVVFLTSLYSVSVPVRTPWWRDLPGSGVAMLIWVTGSFVLREYLGASFAGSTIYGSLAAPVAVLAFLYLTALAILIGATLNAEIDKHWPTAATAAARGDRPPGRPAVDSNGKLL
- a CDS encoding phosphoglycerate dehydrogenase, with amino-acid sequence MLEPATVSIVEKVWGAAFEELAHDLSLHVIEDGWLDPQRLTESLDGSSALVVRNRTTVDRALLTACPSLRVIARAGVGLDNIDLTAADELGVVVVAPVGVNAISVAEHTLGLALAVARQTLPLDRGVRSGQWDRRAGREFHGRVWGLLGFGATARAVVPLARGLGMQVVAYDPYVTATEVDGVRMAPLDEVVQAADVLSVHVPATEQTKNLVDAVLLGSMKPDAILVNVGRGEVVDEDALADALAGNRLLGAGLDVRSTEPPGEQHRLHQLDNVVLTPHVAGITAESQEKIVTTLADNLRALFGDGEAPNPVGEHRNLRDRTA
- the rsgA gene encoding ribosome small subunit-dependent GTPase A, whose protein sequence is MSSPALVSLGWDATRARAFAAFTDQTLVPARVARVDRGGCDTLTAAGPLRCSYGANVLAEPPCTGDWVAARCWPDDRVTVEAILERRTLLSRLTVTPGQSKSQPLASNVDVVFVAGAVPDPDLGRIERLLAVVWESGARAVVLLTKADLAGSAIDVLLDDVREIAGDAPVHGVSAPTGLGLAELRAELPDGHTAALLGASGVGKSTIANALVGAELLPTAVLRADGKGRHTTVTRELVPLPGGGVLIDTPGLRSIGVNVAASTVDRVFADIEELAAGCRYRDCAHDAEPGCAVWEAIERGELRERRLLSWRKLMREARYERERSQARARAELRRRQKRKKQDDQQTRLRARP
- a CDS encoding WhiB family transcriptional regulator, whose translation is MSASARWSESAACSTVSADLFFDSEGETREEREVRERAAKAVCAQCPALNVCLDFAVDRPGLHGLWGGMNGRERAAERRRRTRSVAA
- a CDS encoding phosphoribosyltransferase is translated as MRFRDRADAGCQLGAALERYRTRRPLVAGLARGGVVVAAEVARALDAPLHLTVVRKLGHPAHPELGLGALAEDGVPVWNEPLLGHFAIDEQKRYAVLARERDEMRRRRAKYRPGLLPADLTGRTVVLVDDGLATGGSARAAIGFVRRRGAEWVALAVPVGAPDVVAMLRDAADEVFALVTPADLAAVGQWYEHFDQCTDRSVLDVLQDHY
- a CDS encoding Ldh family oxidoreductase, whose amino-acid sequence is MPETEANRCAEAIVTADVWGVGSHGLMRLPYYLARLLEGGYAAGAELHAVRDTGPLLALDGAGGLGHAQLWEAAELATERAGQYGIAAASVGNSGHCGALGVYTLPMIRAGRVGVVFSNGPAVMPPWQGSSPVLSTSPLAFGFPVDGTHAIIDLATSAVARGKIAAHARGGEQLPEGWAVDADGNPTTDATAALHGMLAPLGGAKGFALAFAVEALSGGLVGGLSGDVVDMFAPSRAAEPQGVAHLVLALDPQLVSPTGDPGERLRALADSVTGAGGRVPGAGKVDPAGVPDDRPLEIAADVRTELASWAERLGVTVDDAWT
- a CDS encoding D-galactarate dehydratase translates to MADQRGLTGYRRPDGSVGIRNHVVVLPVDDLSNAAAEHIANNVPGALALPHAYGRLQFGEDLELTFRTLIGTGCNPNVAAAVVIGIEPNWTNKVAEGIAKTGKPVFAISIEGRGDLEVIKQGSRAAQQFMQDAAELHREPVERHELMLSIKCGESDPTTGLGSCPTTSEAVNRWVDAGGTVLFGETTELTGGEHFIAERCVDDEVRGKFQHIYDRYIEMVERAGANLLGSQPTQGNITGGLSTIEEKAMGNIAKTGTKPVVDALEPAVAPTRKGLNFMDTSSAAAECVTLMAAAGAVLHLFPTGQGNVIGNPIEPVVKITANPNTAETMTEHIDVDCSGLLRRECDLTEAGDQLMEICDRVINGRLTSAESLGHREYVFTKLYPSA